One window of the Salvia splendens isolate huo1 chromosome 1, SspV2, whole genome shotgun sequence genome contains the following:
- the LOC121742455 gene encoding dynamin-related protein 3A-like: protein MAEEQSSSSASNATGTAAPLGQSVIPIVNKLQDIFSQLGSQSTIELPQVAVVGSQSSGKSSVLEALVGRDFLPRGNDICTRRPLVLQLVHNKSKGDGTEDEWGEFLHLNGRKFFDFNDIRKEIQAETDREAGGNKGVSDKQIRLKIFSPNVLDIALVDLPGLTKVPVGDQPSDIEARIRTMIMSYIKRPSCLILAVTPANSDLANSDALQMAGMADPDGYRTIGVITKLDIMDRGTDARNFLLGKVIPLRLGYVGVVNRSQEDILLNRSIKDALVAEEKFFRSRVYSDLADRCGVPQLAKKLNQILVQHIKTVLPGLKTRISAALVSVAKEHASYGEITESKAGQGALLLNILSKYSEAFSSMIEGKNEEMSTSELSGGARIHYIFQHIFVKSLEQVDPCEDLTDDDIRTAIQNATGPRSALFVPEVPFEVLVRRQIARLLDPSLQCARFIYDELMKMSHRCMVNELQRFPVLRKRMDEVIGNFLREGLEPSETMIGHIIEMEMDYINTSHPNFVGGSKAVEIAMQQTKTSRIAAPVSRQKDAVDSDKAPNSEKNLKSRAILGRQANGTVPEQGARPVAELEKNSSSGNNVGSSWGISSIFSSHDSRTTTKENPTSKPFSEPIQTMEQGISMIHLREPPSVLRPLETHSEQEAVEIAITKLLLRSYYDIVRKNIEDSVPKAIMHFLVHHAKRELHNVFIKKLYRDNLFEEMLQEPDEVATKRKRTRETLRVLQQAFRTLDELPLEAETVERGYSLSNDPTGIPRIHGLPTSSIYNASSGSAELYGASPKNSKSRRSSNSGELHSPYYPETNGSGRSSMAGLYPTLDF from the exons ATGGCGGAAGAGCAATCTTCGTCGTCGGCGAGCAACGCTACTGGTACGGCGGCGCCACTAGGACAATCAGTCATACCAATAGTGAATAAACTGCAAGACATCTTCTCGCAGCTCGGAAGCCAGTCAACGATCGAGCTTCCGCAGGTGGCTGTGGTGGGAAGCCAGAGCAGCGGCAAATCCAGTGTGTTGGAGGCGCTTGTTGGACGCGATTTCCTTCCACGTGGCAATGATATCTGCACGCGCCGACCGCTAGTGCTGCAGCTGGTGCATAACAAAAGTAAAGGCGACGGAACTGAAGACGAGTGGGGGGAGTTTTTGCATTTGAATGGGAGGAAGTTCTTTGATTTCAATGATATCCGGAAGGAGATTCAG GCTGAAACTGATAGAGAAGCTGGGGGAAACAAAGGTGTGTCGGACAAACAGATCCGTTTAAAGATTTTCTCCCCCAATGTTCTAGACATTGCACTTGTGGATCTACCAGGCTTAACTAAAGTTCCTGTTGGCGATCAGCCATCAGATATTGAAGCTCGCATTAGAACAATGATAATGTCATATATCAAGCGTCCAAGTTGCTTGATACTGGCTGTAACACCAGCAAATTCTGATCTGGCAAACTCAGATGCACTTCAAATGGCTGGAATGGCTGACCCTGATG GTTATAGAACAATTGGTGTAATTACTAAG TTGGACATTATGGACAGGGGGACTGATGCTCGCAACTTTTTACTTGGAAAAGTTATTCCACTTCGCCTTGGTTATGTAGGCGTTGTTAATCGTAGTCAAGAG GATATTCTGTTAAATCGGAGCATCAAGGATGCACTTGTAGCAGAAGAGAAATTCTTTCGCAGTCGC GTGTACAGTGATCTTGCTGATCGTTGTGGGGTACCTCAGTTGGCCAAGAAGTTAAACCAG ATTCTTGTTCAACATATTAAGACCGTTCTTCCAGGATTGAAAACCCGCATTAGTGCAGCGCTGGTCTCTGTTGCAAAAGAGCATGCTAGCTATGGAGAAATTACTGAATCAAAG GCTGGTCAGGGAGCATTGCTGCTGAACATTCTTTCCAAGTACTCAGAGG CATTCTCCTCCATGATTGAAGGAAAAAATGAAGAGATGTCAACTTCTGAGTTGTCTGGTGGAGCAAGAATCCATTACATTTTCCAACATATATTTGTTAAAAGCTTGGAG CAAGTAGATCCTTGTGAGGATTTAACTGATGATGACATCCGTACTGCCATCCAAAATGCAACTGGTCCCAGGTCTGCATTGTTTGTACCGGAA GTTCCATTTGAGGTTCTTGTTAGAAGACAAATAGCTCGCTTGTTGGATCCAAGTCTTCAATGTGCCAGATTTATATATGACGAGTTAATGAAG ATGAGCCATCGTTGTATGGTTAATGAATTGCAACGGTTTCCTGTCCTACGGAAGCGCATGGATGAGGTTATTGGTAATTTTTTGCGAGAAGGTCTTGAGCCTTCAGAGACAATGATTGGTCATATAATTGAAATGGAG ATGGATTATATAAATACTTCCCATCCAAATTTTGTCGGCGGGAGTAAAGCTGTAGAAATAGCAATGCAACAGACCAAAACATCCAGGATTGCAGCTCCAGTTTCAAGGCAGAAG GATGCAGTAGATTCAGATAAAGCTCCAAACTCAGAGAAAAATCTTAAGTCTCGTGCTATTCTTGGTCGGCAAGCGAATGGAACTGTCCCAGAGCAG GGTGCTCGGCCTGTTGCAGAATTAGAGAAAAATTCCTCATCAG GTAACAATGTCGGCTCATCTTGGGGAATATCTTCAATATTTAGCAGCCATGATAGTCGTACCACCACAAAAGAAAATCCAACCAGCAAACCATTCAGTGAACCTATACAGACCATGGAACAGGGCATCTCAATGATTCATTTGAGAGAG CCCCCTAGTGTATTGAGGCCCTTGGAAACCCACTCAGAACAAGAGGCTGTTGAGATTGCTATTACAAAGCTGTTACTGAGATCATATTATGATATCGTACGGAAGAACATCGAGGATTCTGTACCGAAGGctattatgcattttttg GTTCACCATGCAAAAAGAGAGCTTCATAACGTTTTTATCAAAAAACTTTACCG AGACAACTTGTTTGAAGAAATGTTACAGGAACCAGATGAGGTGGCCACAAAGAGGAAGCGTACCCGAGAGACACTTCGGGTCCTGCAGCAAGCATTCCGA ACATTGGATGAACTGCCACTTGAAGCTGAAACAGTTGAGAGGGGTTACAGCCTAAGTAATGATCCAACAGGTATTCCAAGGATCCATGGGCTTCCAACCTCATCTATATACAACGCCAGCAGTGGTTCCGCCGAGTTATACGGTGCATCGCCAAAAAACTCCAAGTCACGCAGGTCATCGAATTCTGGTGAGCTGCACTCACCTTATTATCCAGAAACCAATGGTAGTGGACGCAGTTCGATGGCCGGTCTTTATCCAACACTCGATTTTTAG